The following proteins come from a genomic window of Ornithinimicrobium cryptoxanthini:
- a CDS encoding AAA family ATPase — translation MTRRLRILLTGMSAVGKSTLVGLLRQRGYAAVDTDDGYTTESIGQPGEVLWLEDRVRALLDGPEELLFVAGCARNQVAFRDDFDLTVLLSAPAEVIRQRLRDRDTNDFGKTPEQEAQVLADLAEVEPLLRSVADHEIVTTGSVDRTLEQVLESSRTTTKMRAGAAKPLRKWVGR, via the coding sequence GTGACCCGGCGACTCCGCATCCTTCTCACCGGGATGTCCGCGGTCGGCAAGTCGACCCTGGTCGGCCTGCTGCGGCAGCGTGGATATGCAGCGGTCGACACCGACGACGGTTACACCACCGAGAGCATCGGTCAGCCCGGCGAGGTGCTGTGGCTGGAGGACCGGGTGCGGGCGCTGCTGGACGGTCCCGAGGAGCTCCTTTTCGTCGCCGGGTGCGCCCGCAACCAGGTGGCCTTCCGCGACGACTTCGACCTCACGGTGCTGCTCAGCGCCCCGGCCGAGGTGATCCGGCAGCGGCTGCGGGACCGGGACACCAACGACTTCGGCAAGACGCCGGAGCAGGAGGCGCAGGTGCTGGCCGACCTGGCCGAGGTGGAGCCGCTGCTGCGGAGCGTCGCCGACCACGAGATCGTGACGACAGGGTCTGTCGACCGGACCCTCGAGCAGGTGCTGGAGAGCAGCAGAACCACTACGAAAATGCGGGCCGGAGCAGCGAAACCGCTACGAAAATGGGTGGGGAGATGA
- a CDS encoding allantoate amidohydrolase — protein sequence MMTAPVTASFDRMWADLGPVGRVGSGGYRRFAWTREDHTLREWFAGECAARRLDLVEDRMGNQWAWWWDGPGTVDDAVRQGNPGVAIGSHLDSVPDGGAYDGPLGVVSSLTVVDALRESGIRPDRPLAVVNFVDEEGARFGVACAGSRVITGAMTAERALGLTDHDGVSMADALVAAGRDPGAVGRDEEALRRVGAFVELHVEQGRALVDLGAPVAVASDIWPHGRWRFDFPGEANHAGTTRLEDRQDAMLGYADLVLGARRVAQTRGCVATVGKVAVTPGGVNAIPSQVTGWLDSRGADEGQVRATVEELRSRAGDFGATVTEESWTATTRFDEGLSNRLRTALGTDEELSVPVLGTGAGHDAGILATAGVPSAMLFVRNPTGVSHSPEEFAERDDCHAGVDALTTCVTDLVTS from the coding sequence ATGATGACCGCACCGGTGACCGCCTCGTTCGACCGCATGTGGGCCGACCTCGGGCCGGTCGGCCGGGTGGGATCGGGCGGCTACCGCCGCTTCGCCTGGACCCGCGAGGACCACACGCTGCGCGAGTGGTTCGCGGGGGAGTGCGCCGCGCGGCGGCTGGATCTGGTCGAGGACCGGATGGGCAACCAGTGGGCCTGGTGGTGGGACGGGCCGGGCACCGTCGATGATGCTGTGCGCCAGGGCAACCCAGGGGTGGCCATCGGCTCGCACCTGGACTCCGTCCCGGACGGTGGTGCGTATGACGGACCGCTCGGCGTCGTCTCCTCCCTCACCGTCGTCGATGCGTTGCGGGAGAGCGGGATCCGGCCCGACCGGCCCCTCGCGGTGGTCAACTTCGTCGACGAGGAGGGAGCCCGGTTCGGGGTGGCCTGCGCCGGGTCGCGAGTGATCACCGGCGCGATGACGGCCGAGCGGGCGCTGGGGCTGACCGACCACGACGGCGTCAGCATGGCCGACGCGCTGGTCGCCGCCGGGCGTGACCCGGGCGCGGTGGGCCGGGACGAGGAGGCGCTGCGCCGGGTCGGGGCCTTTGTGGAGCTGCACGTCGAGCAGGGGCGGGCCCTCGTCGACCTCGGTGCGCCGGTCGCGGTAGCCAGCGACATCTGGCCGCACGGCCGCTGGCGGTTCGACTTCCCCGGCGAGGCCAACCACGCGGGGACGACCCGGCTGGAGGACCGACAGGACGCGATGCTGGGCTATGCCGACCTCGTGCTCGGTGCGCGCCGGGTCGCCCAGACCCGTGGCTGCGTGGCCACCGTCGGCAAGGTCGCCGTCACGCCGGGCGGTGTCAACGCGATCCCCAGCCAGGTGACCGGTTGGCTCGACAGCCGCGGCGCGGACGAGGGTCAGGTGCGCGCGACCGTTGAGGAGCTGCGTTCTCGCGCAGGTGACTTCGGGGCGACGGTCACCGAGGAGTCCTGGACCGCGACGACCCGCTTCGACGAGGGGCTCAGCAACCGGCTGCGGACCGCGCTGGGCACCGACGAGGAGCTCAGCGTGCCCGTCCTGGGCACCGGTGCCGGCCATGACGCGGGCATCCTCGCCACGGCCGGGGTGCCGTCGGCGATGCTCTTCGTGCGCAACCCGACGGGGGTCTCGCACAGCCCCGAGGAGTTCGCCGAGCGTGACGACTGCCACGCGGGGGTCGACGCCCTCACCACCTGTGTCACCGACCTGGTGACCTCGTGA
- a CDS encoding VOC family protein, with protein sequence MAAKLDHIIIGGPDLDDLEAYVEGQLGVAPRRGGSHQGWGTRNSLLGLGGRQYLELVAPDPDQPDPTRPRPFRVDELTGPTLVGWAVQVDDLPAVVARAREAGYDPGEPFTMSRKAPDGTELAWQMTPTETRDSGIPFLIDWGQTPHPSDGLPSVLFQTFRIKHPQVQDVTAALKAFGMARGPIQLRSGEPVRLSAVLMAEAGRVELG encoded by the coding sequence GTGGCGGCGAAGCTGGACCACATCATCATCGGTGGCCCCGATCTGGACGACCTGGAGGCGTATGTCGAGGGGCAGCTCGGCGTCGCCCCTCGCCGCGGTGGGTCGCACCAAGGGTGGGGCACCCGCAACTCGCTCCTAGGCCTGGGCGGTCGGCAGTATCTCGAGCTGGTCGCTCCCGACCCCGACCAGCCGGACCCGACGCGGCCGCGCCCGTTCCGGGTCGACGAGCTGACCGGACCCACCCTGGTCGGCTGGGCGGTCCAGGTCGACGACCTGCCCGCCGTGGTGGCCCGTGCCCGGGAGGCGGGCTATGACCCGGGTGAGCCGTTCACCATGTCGCGCAAGGCACCTGACGGCACCGAGCTCGCCTGGCAGATGACGCCCACAGAGACCAGGGACTCCGGCATCCCCTTCCTCATCGACTGGGGACAGACCCCGCACCCCAGCGATGGCCTGCCGTCGGTGCTGTTCCAGACGTTCCGCATCAAGCATCCCCAGGTGCAGGACGTCACCGCAGCCCTCAAGGCCTTCGGCATGGCCCGCGGCCCGATCCAGCTCCGCTCCGGCGAGCCGGTCCGCCTGTCGGCGGTGCTGATGGCCGAGGCCGGGCGGGTCGAGCTGGGCTGA
- a CDS encoding aminoacyl-tRNA deacylase translates to MAEKSAIAAVEAAGLTHQVTRHGRVKSLEEAAAARGVEPHDLIKTLVVRRAEDDYLFVLVPGDREISWPKLRALLGVSRLSMPDAETAREATGYERGTITPFGSTTAWPVIADTLVAEPDRPISMGGGDHGVGLTVQAGEALKALAAQVADVTTKE, encoded by the coding sequence ATGGCTGAGAAGAGCGCGATCGCGGCTGTTGAGGCCGCCGGACTGACCCATCAGGTGACGCGGCACGGCCGGGTCAAGAGCCTGGAGGAGGCCGCCGCCGCTCGTGGCGTGGAGCCGCACGACCTGATCAAGACCCTCGTAGTCCGGCGGGCCGAGGACGACTACCTCTTCGTCCTGGTCCCCGGTGACCGCGAGATCTCCTGGCCCAAGCTGCGGGCCCTGCTCGGCGTCAGCCGCCTGTCGATGCCGGACGCGGAGACGGCGCGCGAGGCCACCGGCTATGAGCGCGGCACGATCACTCCGTTCGGCTCGACCACGGCGTGGCCGGTCATCGCCGACACCCTGGTCGCCGAGCCGGACCGCCCGATCTCGATGGGCGGTGGCGACCACGGGGTCGGCCTGACGGTGCAGGCGGGCGAGGCGCTCAAGGCCCTGGCGGCGCAGGTCGCCGACGTGACGACGAAGGAGTAG
- a CDS encoding Fe-S cluster assembly protein HesB — protein sequence MLTVSDTAKAVVKGLTDSEELPQTAGVRLAVGPDQSQLEVSVVREPEATDVAADAGDGNVYLADNAAPLLEGQMLDATQTDEGVGFTLTPQQS from the coding sequence ATGCTGACTGTTTCTGACACTGCCAAGGCCGTCGTCAAGGGCCTGACCGACAGCGAGGAGCTCCCCCAGACCGCGGGCGTGCGCCTGGCCGTCGGCCCCGACCAGAGCCAGCTCGAGGTGAGCGTCGTGCGCGAGCCCGAGGCCACCGACGTGGCCGCGGATGCGGGTGACGGCAACGTCTATCTCGCCGACAACGCCGCCCCGCTGCTCGAGGGCCAGATGCTGGACGCGACCCAGACGGACGAGGGCGTCGGCTTCACGCTGACCCCGCAGCAGTCCTGA
- a CDS encoding ribbon-helix-helix domain-containing protein, producing the protein MTTQIAIRLPDELVAFLDRAVAEGRASSRASVVTSALEREIRRQLAEQDAEILRVVGPEDDLDDLVFWTVPNAATED; encoded by the coding sequence ATGACCACACAGATTGCGATCCGGCTGCCGGATGAGCTCGTGGCCTTCCTCGACCGCGCTGTCGCCGAGGGCCGGGCGTCCAGCCGCGCGTCGGTGGTGACCTCTGCGCTCGAGCGCGAGATCCGCCGTCAACTGGCCGAGCAGGACGCCGAAATCCTCCGCGTCGTCGGGCCCGAGGACGACCTGGACGACCTCGTCTTCTGGACCGTGCCCAACGCCGCGACCGAGGACTAG